Proteins from a genomic interval of Medicago truncatula cultivar Jemalong A17 chromosome 3, MtrunA17r5.0-ANR, whole genome shotgun sequence:
- the LOC25489047 gene encoding putative BPI/LBP family protein At1g04970 isoform X2 has translation MTLLNLFFLLHLILIPTSGYVQPFKDGFISGVISNKGLDFAKDLLIEKCIETIVLLKLPKIENTAYVPLVGNAKVTLSDIMIKDVQVNDSSVIIRESGIVVVFSAATVDLSMKWKYTVSSWLIPFGISGSGTASIKVTGMQVGLTLNLKSKDGTLKLSLLDHGCYVGDLSIKLDGGAAWLYQLLVDAFQDIIASSVEEAISDQITEGIVKLDNILQALPKQVSLDKTVSLNVSFVGNPVLSNSSIAIAINGLFARTSEVFVPQSYKNGFKVSSACGGLPKMIKVSIHEDVFKSASLVYFNAGKLQMVIDELHDQALLNTAGWRFIVPQLYKRYPNDDMQINISASSPPVIQVSYQDIGATLSVDITIDVLEGGEIIPVACISVDVSASCGVEIIGNNLSGSLKLQQFSAYLKWSKIGKLHIRLIQSLISSVLKTAVLPYLNHQLKSLPLPNIDGYGFQNTVILYNYPWISLCSDFSFTEDDYYFIQHSNYVS, from the exons atgacaCTCTTGAATCTATTCTTTCTATTACACCTTATATTAATTCCAACTAGTGGCTATGTTCAACCCTTTAAAGATGGTTTCATCTCTGGTGTTATATCTAACAAGGGTCTTGATTTTGCTAAGGATTTGTTGATAGAGAAATGTATTGAAACTATTGTTCTTCTTAAGTTACCTAAGATTGAGAATACTGCATATGTCCCACTTGTTGGAAATGCTAAGGTGACTCTGTCTGATATCATGATTAAGGATGTTCAAGTTAATGATTCTTCAGTGATTATTAGAGAGAGTGGTATAGTTGTGGTTTTTTCTGCTGCTACTGTTGATTTGAGTATGAAGTGGAAGTATACTGTGAGCTCTTGGTTGATTCCTTTTGGGATTTCTGGTAGTGGGACTGCTTCAATTAAG GTTACAGGCATGCAAGTGGGGCTTACATTAAATTTAAAGAGCAAAGACGGAACTCTTAAGTTGAGTCTCTTAGATCATGGATGCTATGTGGGAGATTTATCCATAAAGTTGGATGGTGGAGCAGCTTGGCTTTACCAATT GCTAGTAGACGCTTTTCAAGATATTATAGCATCTTCAGTTGAAGAAGCCATTTCAGATCAAATAACAGAAGGGATAGTAAAGCTTGATAATATTTTGCAAGCTCTTCCAAAGCAAGTATCACTAGATAAAACTGTTTCACTAAATGTTTCATTTGTTGGCAATCCTGTGTTGAGTAATTCCTCAATTGCAATTGCAATTAACGGTTTATTCGCAAGGACAAGTGAAGTTTTTGTACCTCAAAGTTACAAGAACGGATTCAAGGTTTCTTCTGCCTGTGGTGGTTTACCAAAGATGATAAAGGTTTCAATACATGAAGATGTGTTCAAATCTGCTTCCCTAGTTTACTTCAAT GCAGGTAAACTGCAAATGGTTATCGATGAACTACATGATCAGGCCCTTCTGAACACTGCTGGATGGAGATTCATAGTTCCACAATTATACAAGCGATATCCAAACGATGACATGCAGATTAATATCTCTGCATCATCTCCACCTGTTATACAAGTGTCATACCAAGATATTGGTGCCACTCTTTCTGTAGATATAACAATTGATGTTCTAGAAGGTGGTGAAATCATACCTGTTGCATGCATTTCAGTG GATGTAAGTGCTTCATGTGGTGTGGAAATTATAGGAAACAATCTTTCTGGTAGCCTTAAATTACAACAATTTTCTGCATACTTGAAATGGAGCAAAATAGGAAAACTGCACATACGTCTTATTCAG TCGCTGATATCAAGTGTCCTCAAAACAGCTGTCCTACCATACTTGAACCACCAATTAAAGAGTCTCCCCTTGCCAAATATTGATGGTTATGGATTTCAGAATACTGTTATCTTGTACAATTATCCATGGATTTCATTGTGTAGTGATTTTTCCTTTACAGAAGATGACTACTATTTTATTCAACACTCAAATTATGTATCATAA
- the LOC25489050 gene encoding pre-mRNA-splicing factor ATP-dependent RNA helicase DEAH7 has protein sequence MESGQADTRRHESYSGRDSHGRYYDHEYDRKRNRYEGSRRKPNRYDLHNRRWEWEDAPQREETPWHTPCSSFNSLSPLDHVSPSPFPIRASGSSHKSSVAGYNRRLHKLAFSSDEEEIANKSDLGEEHKYEITESMRQEMEYSADRAWYDREEGSTLFDFDNSSLFVGDEASFQKKEAKLAKRLVRRDGTKMSLSQSKKLSQLTDNARWEDRQLLRSGAVRGIEVKTEFDDEDEGKVVLVVHDTKPHFLDGRIVFTKQAEPVMPIKDPTSDMAIISRKGSAMVREIHGKQSSNKCRQRFWELAGSKLGDILGVEKTAENIDADTCIVGEDGEIDFKEEAKFSNHMKKEEAVSDFAVSKTLTEQRQYLPIFSVREELLQVIRENQVVVVVGETGSGKTTQLTQYLYEDGYTIGGIVGCTQPRRVAAMSVAKRVSEEMDTELGDKVGYAIRFEDVTGPNTIIKYMTDGVLLRETLKDSDLDKYRVIVMDEAHERSLSTDVLFGILKKVVTQRRDFKLIVTSATLNAQKFSHFFGNVPIFHIPGRTFPINILWSKIPVEDYVKGAVKQAMTIHMTSPPGDILIFMTGQDEIEAACYSLAEKMEQMVSSSNKEVPKLLILPVYSQLPADLQAKIFQKAEDGARKCIVATNIAETSLTVDGIFYVIDTGYGKMKVYNPRMGMDALQVFPVSQAAANQRAGRAGRTGPGTCYRLYTESAYLNEMLASPVPEIQRTNLGNVVLLLKSLKVENLLDFDFIDPPPQDNILNSMYQLWMLGALNNAGRLTELGWKMVEFPLDPPLAKMLLMGEQFGCLEEVLTIVSMLSVPSVFFRPKDRAAESDAARERFFVPESDHLTLYNVYQQWKQHDYRGDWCNDHFLHVKGLRKAREVRSQLLDILKTLKIPLTTCFPDTDVVRKAICSAYFHNSARLMGVGEYVNTRNGMPCYLHPSSALYGMGCTPEYVVYHELILTTKEYMQCATAVEPKWMAELGPMFFSVTESDTSLMEHKKKQKREKTAIEEEVENLKKEQAKFERENKRKEIEKRAKNQQQISIPGLKKCSSTFLRPKKFGL, from the coding sequence ATGGAAAGTGGGCAGGCAGATACACGCAGGCATGAGTCTTACTCAGGAAGGGATTCACATGGTAGGTATTATGATCATGAATATGATAGAAAGCGAAACAGATATGAAGGTTCAAGGAGAAAGCCTAACAGATATGACTTGCACAATCGCCGATGGGAATGGGAAGATGCTCCTCAAAGGGAAGAAACTCCATGGCATACTCCTTGTTCGTCCTTTAATTCACTTTCTCCTTTGGATCATGTTTCTCCGTCTCCTTTTCCAATACGGGCTTCTGGCTCTTCACACAAATCTTCTGTTGCTGGATATAATCGAAGATTGCATAAACTCGCTTTTTCTTCAGATGAGGAGGAAATAGCAAATAAATCTGACTTGGGTGAAGAACATAAGTATGAGATTACTGAAAGCATGCGTCAAGAGATGGAATACAGTGCAGACCGAGCATGGTATGATAGAGAGGAAGGAAGtacattgtttgattttgataacTCTTCACTTTTTGTTGGAGATGAGGCTTCGTTTCAGAAAAAAGAGGCCAAGTTGGCCAAAAGATTGGTCCGAAGAGATGGCACTAAGATGTCCCTTTCTCAAAGCAAGAAATTATCTCAGCTTACTGATAATGCTCGATGGGAAGATCGGCAGCTGCTGAGATCAGGTGCTGTTAGAGGCATAGAGGTTAAGACTGAATTTGATGATGAGGATGAAGGCAAGGTCGTTCTTGTTGTGCATGATACAAAGCCTCATTTTCTTGATGGCAGAATTGTTTTTACCAAGCAGGCAGAGCCAGTTATGCCGATAAAAGATCCAACATCTGACATGGCTATAATTTCTCGCAAAGGATCTGCGATGGTAAGAGAAATCCATGGGAAGCAGAGTTCAAACAAGTGTCGCCAACGCTTTTGGGAACTTGCAGGCTCAAAACTTGGTGATATATTAGGCGTTGAAAAAACAGCAGAAAATATTGATGCAGACACTTGTATCGTGGGTGAAGATGGTGAAATTGATTTTAAGGAGGAAGCTAAGTTTTCAAACCACATGAAGAAGGAAGAAGCTGTGAGTGACTTTGCTGTGTCAAAAACTCTTACCGAGCAAAGGCAATATCTGCCTATTTTTTCAGTGCGGGAAGAGCTATTACAGGTGATTCGTGAAAATCAGGTTGTGGTTGTAGTTGGGGAAACTGGTTCAGGAAAGACAACCCAATTGACACAATATCTATATGAAGATGGCTACACTATAGGCGGTATAGTAGGTTGCACCCAACCAAGGCGTGTGGCAGCGATGAGTGTTGCCAAGAGAGTTAGCGAGGAGATGGACACGGAGTTGGGAGATAAAGTTGGCTATGCAATCCGTTTCGAAGATGTGACTGGACCGAATACCATAATAAAGTACATGACGGATGGGGTACTTCTACGTGAAACACTTAAAGACTCTGATTTAGACAAATATAGGGTTATTGTGATGGACGAAGCCCATGAAAGGTCATTAAGCACAGATGTCCTTTTTGGAATATTGAAGAAAGTTGTAACCCAACGCCGAGATTTCAAACTGATTGTCacatcagcaactttgaatgcacagaaattttcacatttttttggaAATGTTCCAATTTTTCATATTCCCGGGAGAACATTTCCTATCAATATATTATGGAGTAAAATTCCGGTTGAAGATTATGTTAAAGGTGCAGTGAAGCAGGCTATGACTATTCACATGACCAGCCCTCCAGGTGACATCCTTATCTTCATGACTGGCCAAGACGAGATTGAGGCAGCTTGCTACTCCCTTGCTGAAAAAATGGAGCAGATGGTATCATCTTCAAATAAAGAAGTCCCGAAACTTTTGATTCTTCCCGTATATTCTCAGCTTCCAGCTGACTTGCAAGCAAAGATATTTCAGAAAGCTGAAGATGGTGCGCGCAAATGCATTGTGGCCACTAATATTGCTGAGACATCACTAACCGTGGATGGTATCTTCTATGTTATAGACACGGGCTATGGTAAAATGAAGGTGTACAACCCTAGGATGGGTATGGACGCTCTACAAGTCTTCCCGGTTAGCCAGGCTGCTGCTAACCAGCGTGCTGGTCGAGCTGGTCGAACTGGCCCTGGGACATGCTATCGGTTGTATACAGAGAGTGCTTACCTAAATGAAATGTTGGCCAGTCCTGTTCCAGAGATTCAGAGAACTAACCTTGGCAATGTCGTCTTGTTGCTGAAATCTCTTAAAGTTGAAAATTTACTCGACTTTGATTTCATTGATCCACCTCCGCAGGATAATATTCTTAATTCTATGTACCAGTTGTGGATGTTGGGTGCCCTTAACAATGCGGGGAGATTGACTGAACTTGGCTGGAAAATGGTTGAGTTTCCACTGGATCCTCCACTTGCCAAGATGCTTTTGATGGGTGAGCAGTTCGGGTGTCTTGAGGAGGTTCTGACCATAGTTTCCATGCTTTCAGTACCATCTGTTTTCTTTAGGCCAAAGGACCGAGCAGCGGAGAGTGATGCTGCACGCGAAAGATTTTTTGTGCCAGAATCTGATCATTTAACGCTTTACAATGTCTATCAGCAATGGAAACAACATGATTACAGAGGTGATTGGTGCAATGACCattttttgcatgttaaagGTCTAAGAAAGGCTAGAGAGGTGAGATCCCAGCTGCTTGATATTCTCAAGACTCTAAAAATTCCGCTGACAACGTGCTTTCCTGATACAGACGTTGTTAGAAAAGCAATTTGTTCTGCATACTTCCACAATTCAGCAAGACTAATGGGTGTGGGGGAGTATGTTAACACGCGGAATGGAATGCCATGTTATCTTCACCCCAGTAGTGCTCTCTATGGCATGGGTTGTACTCCCGAATATGTGGTTTATCACGAGTTAATCCTAACCACCAAGGAGTACATGCAATGTGCCACAGCCGTAGAGCCCAAGTGGATGGCTGAGCTCGGACCCATGTTTTTCTCCGTGACGGAGTCTGATACATCACTAATGGAGcataaaaagaaacagaaacgAGAGAAAACGGCCATTGAGGAGGAAGTGGAGAATTTAAAGAAGGAGCAAGCGAAGTTCGAGAGAGAAAATAAACGGAAGGAGATAGAAAAAAGGGCCAAGAATCAGCAGCAGATTTCCATCCCAGGTTTAAAAAAGTGTTCTTCCACATTCTTGAGACCAAAGAAGTTTGGTTTGTAA
- the LOC25489047 gene encoding putative BPI/LBP family protein At1g04970 isoform X1: MKLLNLFFLSHLLLIPTIASNQPFEDGFISGVISNKGLDFAKDLLIEKGIETIVFVKLPKIENTAYVPLVGNAKVTLSDIMIKDVQVNTSNIMIGESGIVVVVTGAIVDLSMKWKYTVSSWLLPFGISDSGTASIKVTGMQVGLTLNLKSKDGTLKLSLLDHGCYVGDLSIKLDGGAAWLYQLLVDAFQDIIASSVEEAISDQITEGIVKLDNILQALPKQVSLDKTVSLNVSFVGNPVLSNSSIAIAINGLFARTSEVFVPQSYKNGFKVSSACGGLPKMIKVSIHEDVFKSASLVYFNAGKLQMVIDELHDQALLNTAGWRFIVPQLYKRYPNDDMQINISASSPPVIQVSYQDIGATLSVDITIDVLEGGEIIPVACISVDVSASCGVEIIGNNLSGSLKLQQFSAYLKWSKIGKLHIRLIQSLISSVLKTAVLPYLNHQLKSLPLPNIDGYGFQNTVILYNYPWISLCSDFSFTEDDYYFIQHSNYVS, translated from the exons ATGAAACTCTTGAATCTCTTCTTTCTATCACACCTTCTATTAATTCCAACAATCGCTTCTAACCAACCCTTTGAAGATGGTTTCATCTCTGGTGTTATATCCAACAAAGGTCTTGATTTTGCTAAGGATTTGTTGATAGAGAAAGGTATTGAAACTATTGTTTTTGTTAAGTTACCTAAGATTGAGAATACTGCATATGTTCCACTTGTTGGAAATGCTAAGGTGACTCTGTCTGATATCATGATTAAGGATGTTCAAGTTAATACTTCGAATATTATGATTGGAGAGAGTGGTATTGTTGTAGTTGTTACTGGTGCTATTGTTGATTTGAGTATGAAGTGGAAGTATACTGTCAGTTCTTGGTTGCTTCCTTTTGGGATTTCTGATAGTGGGACTGCTTCAATTAAG GTTACAGGCATGCAAGTGGGGCTTACATTAAATTTAAAGAGCAAAGACGGAACTCTTAAGTTGAGTCTCTTAGATCATGGATGCTATGTGGGAGATTTATCCATAAAGTTGGATGGTGGAGCAGCTTGGCTTTACCAATT GCTAGTAGACGCTTTTCAAGATATTATAGCATCTTCAGTTGAAGAAGCCATTTCAGATCAAATAACAGAAGGGATAGTAAAGCTTGATAATATTTTGCAAGCTCTTCCAAAGCAAGTATCACTAGATAAAACTGTTTCACTAAATGTTTCATTTGTTGGCAATCCTGTGTTGAGTAATTCCTCAATTGCAATTGCAATTAACGGTTTATTCGCAAGGACAAGTGAAGTTTTTGTACCTCAAAGTTACAAGAACGGATTCAAGGTTTCTTCTGCCTGTGGTGGTTTACCAAAGATGATAAAGGTTTCAATACATGAAGATGTGTTCAAATCTGCTTCCCTAGTTTACTTCAAT GCAGGTAAACTGCAAATGGTTATCGATGAACTACATGATCAGGCCCTTCTGAACACTGCTGGATGGAGATTCATAGTTCCACAATTATACAAGCGATATCCAAACGATGACATGCAGATTAATATCTCTGCATCATCTCCACCTGTTATACAAGTGTCATACCAAGATATTGGTGCCACTCTTTCTGTAGATATAACAATTGATGTTCTAGAAGGTGGTGAAATCATACCTGTTGCATGCATTTCAGTG GATGTAAGTGCTTCATGTGGTGTGGAAATTATAGGAAACAATCTTTCTGGTAGCCTTAAATTACAACAATTTTCTGCATACTTGAAATGGAGCAAAATAGGAAAACTGCACATACGTCTTATTCAG TCGCTGATATCAAGTGTCCTCAAAACAGCTGTCCTACCATACTTGAACCACCAATTAAAGAGTCTCCCCTTGCCAAATATTGATGGTTATGGATTTCAGAATACTGTTATCTTGTACAATTATCCATGGATTTCATTGTGTAGTGATTTTTCCTTTACAGAAGATGACTACTATTTTATTCAACACTCAAATTATGTATCATAA
- the LOC25489046 gene encoding indole-3-acetate O-methyltransferase 1, with protein MGDNVVVSNMELERLLSMKGGKGEASYANNSQAQAIHAKSMLHLLKEALDKVELHDPNIPFVVVDLGCSCGSNTINVVDVIIKHIIKRYEALGFNPPEFSAFFSDLPSNDFNTLFQLLPPLANYGVSMEECLAANNTRSYFAAGVPGSFYRRLFPARSVDVFHSAFSLHWLSQVPESVQDKRSNAYNKGRVFIHGASDMTTNAYKKQFQRDLAGFLSSRSAEMKSKGSMFLVCLGRTSVDPTDQGGAGLLFGTHFQDAWDDLVQEGLISTEKRDSFNIPIYAPTLQDFKEVVEADGSFSINKLEVVKGGSPLVVNQPDDASEVGRVLANSCRSVSGVLVDAHIGDKLSEELFLRVEKRGTNHGKELLEKLQLFHIVASLSLV; from the exons ATGGGAGACAATGTTGTAGTATCCAATATGGAGCTAGAGAGGTTGCTTAGCATGAAAGGTGGTAAAGGAGAGGCTAGCTATGCCAACAATTCCCAAGCACAG GCCATACATGCAAAGTCAATGCTTCACCTTCTAAAAGAAGCACTAGATAAAGTTGAGCTTCATGACCCTAACATTCCATTTGTGGTGGTGGATTTGGGTTGTTCATGTGGGAGTAACACAATCAATGTTGTTGATGTAATCATCAAACACATCATCAAACGCTATGAAGCATTAGGGTTCAACCCACCTGAATTTTCTGCTTTCTTCTCTGATCTTCCTAGCAATGACTTCAATACTCTTTTTCAACTCCTTCCTCCATTAGCCAACTATGGTGTTAGCATGGAAGAGTGTCTTGCTGCTAATAATACTCGCTCCTACTTCGCGGCTGGTGTCCCCGGATCTTTCTACCGGAGACTTTTTCCGGCGAGGTCTGTTGATGTTTTCCACTCAGCATTTTCACTGCATTGGTTATCTCAG GTACCAGAATCTGTTCAGGATAAGAGGTCAAATGCATACAACAAAGGAAGGGTTTTTATCCATGGTGCTAGTGACATGACAACAAATGCATACAAGAAACAATTCCAAAGAGACTTGGCAGGTTTTCTTAGCTCAAGGTCAGCAGAGATGAAAAGTAAGGGGTCCATGTTCTTGGTTTGTTTAGGCAGAACTTCAGTGGACCCTACTGACCAAGGTGGGGCTGGTCTCCTCTTTGGGACCCACTTTCAGGATGCTTGGGATGATCTTGTCCAAgag GGCTTAATTAGCACTGAGAAAAGAGACAGTTTCAACATTCCAATTTATGCACCAACCCTCCAAGACTTCAAAGAGGTAGTTGAAGCTGATGGTTCATTTTCCATAAACAAGCTTGAAGTTGTTAAAGGAGGAAGCCCTCTAGTTGTTAACCAACCAGATGATGCAAGTGAAGTAGGAAGAGTTCTAGCCAATAGCTGTAGGAGTGTTTCTGGAGTTCTTGTTGATGCTCATATTGGTGACAAGCTAAGTGAAGAACTTTTCCTTAGAGTGGAGAAAAGAGGCACAAACCATGGCAAAGAGCTATTGGAGAAGCTTCAATTGTTTCACATTGTTGCTTCCCTTTCTCTGGTTTAA
- the LOC25489049 gene encoding histone H4 codes for MSGRGKGGKGLGKGGAKRHRKVLRDNIQGITKPAIRRLARRGGVKRISGLIYEETRGVLKIFLENVIRDAVTYTEHARRKTVTAMDVVYALKRQGRTLYGFGG; via the coding sequence ATGTCAGGTCGTGGAAAGGGAGGTAAGGGACTAGGAAAGGGAGGTGCAAAGAGACACAGGAAAGTTCTTCGTGATAACATTCAGGGAATCACCAAGCCAGCGATTCGTCGATTGGCGAGAAGAGGTGGTGTTAAGAGAATCAGTGGTTTGATTTATGAGGAAACAAGAGGAGTTCTTAAGATTTTCTTGGAGAATGTGATTCGTGATGCGGTTACGTACACTGAGCATGCAAGGAGGAAGACTGTGACTGCTATGGATGTTGTTTATGCTTTGAAGAGGCAAGGAAGAACGCTTTATGGATTCGgaggttga